A portion of the Algisphaera agarilytica genome contains these proteins:
- a CDS encoding adenylosuccinate synthase → MATTTSSAAPSAEVQDMIDRLNLKPGHAAVVGLQWGDEGKGKVVDLLTAGFDVVARYNGGANAGHTVCVGDKKYALHLIPSGILYPDKLNVLGNGVVIDPEQVVKEITGLRAQELKLDDNFVISDRAHVVMPYHKAQDALQEAAYVMPNALDQTIEGIGTTGRGIGPCYADKALRSTAVRMSDLKDFDELKHKLHRIVPIKNATLAALAQYANEAFTPINVDELLAWLKPLAEQLVPHLTDGAGVLHDRIQKGDRILFEGANATLLDIDHGTYPYVTSSNCSSLGVHTGTGVAGHHVTNVIGIVKAYQTRVGGGPMPTQLDDETGERIRQVGREFGTTTGRPRRTGWLDLVALKYTATVSGATGMAIMLLDVLAGLPKLKVCTAYEIDGQRTTNFPADIGVFSKAKPVYETLPGFPEDVTECTDYDQLPEAARGYLKFVEDFLGVPIVMVSVGPKRSQSIFR, encoded by the coding sequence ATGGCCACCACCACGAGTTCCGCCGCACCCTCCGCCGAGGTGCAAGACATGATCGACCGCCTGAACCTCAAGCCCGGCCACGCCGCCGTGGTGGGCCTCCAATGGGGCGACGAAGGCAAGGGCAAAGTCGTCGACCTGCTCACCGCCGGCTTCGATGTCGTCGCCCGGTACAACGGTGGAGCCAACGCGGGCCACACCGTCTGCGTCGGCGACAAGAAGTACGCCCTGCACCTCATCCCCTCGGGCATCCTCTACCCCGACAAGCTTAACGTGCTCGGCAACGGCGTCGTCATCGACCCCGAGCAAGTCGTCAAAGAAATCACCGGCCTCCGCGCCCAGGAACTCAAGCTCGACGACAACTTCGTCATCAGCGACCGCGCCCACGTCGTCATGCCGTACCACAAAGCGCAAGATGCTTTGCAGGAAGCGGCCTACGTCATGCCCAACGCCTTGGATCAAACGATCGAAGGCATCGGCACCACCGGCCGCGGCATCGGGCCGTGCTACGCCGACAAGGCGCTGCGCTCGACCGCTGTGCGGATGAGCGACCTCAAGGACTTCGACGAGCTCAAGCACAAGCTGCACCGCATCGTCCCGATCAAGAACGCCACGCTCGCGGCGCTGGCCCAGTACGCCAACGAAGCGTTCACGCCGATCAATGTTGATGAGTTGCTCGCCTGGCTCAAGCCGCTGGCCGAGCAACTGGTTCCCCACCTCACCGACGGCGCGGGCGTGCTGCACGACCGTATCCAGAAGGGCGACCGCATCCTCTTCGAGGGTGCCAACGCCACGCTGCTCGACATCGACCACGGCACCTACCCGTATGTCACCTCCAGCAACTGCTCGTCGCTGGGCGTGCACACCGGCACCGGCGTCGCGGGGCACCACGTCACCAACGTCATCGGCATCGTCAAGGCCTACCAGACCCGCGTCGGCGGCGGGCCCATGCCCACCCAGCTCGACGACGAGACCGGCGAACGCATCCGCCAGGTCGGCCGCGAGTTCGGAACCACCACCGGCCGACCCCGCCGCACCGGCTGGCTCGACCTCGTCGCCCTGAAATACACCGCCACCGTCAGCGGCGCGACCGGCATGGCGATCATGCTGCTCGACGTCCTCGCCGGCCTGCCCAAACTGAAGGTCTGCACGGCTTACGAGATCGACGGGCAGCGCACCACGAACTTCCCGGCCGACATCGGCGTATTCTCCAAGGCGAAGCCGGTCTACGAAACGCTTCCGGGTTTTCCCGAAGATGTGACCGAATGCACCGACTACGACCAGCTCCCCGAAGCGGCCCGCGGCTACCTGAAGTTTGTCGAAGACTTCCTCGGCGTGCCGATTGTGATGGTGAGCGTGGGACCCAAGCGCTCTCAAAGCATCTTTCGTTAA
- a CDS encoding REP-associated tyrosine transposase, with translation MPNFRRNFVEGGTFFFTVVTGRRLPIFADPGAVDLLRDAIRETKECLPFEIVASAILPDHLHMIWALPTGDSRFDRRWSSIKRNFTERWLSRNAVENEISVSRQRERRRGVWQPRYIEHTLRDEADLENHVGYIHFNPVKHGYVKQPIDWPYSSLHRYVERGWLTPDWGCGLNDPDQIQQNIDIDLLDP, from the coding sequence ATGCCTAATTTCCGGAGGAATTTCGTTGAAGGCGGCACCTTCTTCTTCACGGTGGTTACAGGCAGACGACTCCCAATTTTTGCAGATCCCGGTGCCGTGGATTTACTCCGTGATGCGATCCGTGAAACGAAGGAATGCCTGCCGTTCGAGATCGTCGCCTCGGCGATCTTGCCAGATCACCTCCACATGATCTGGGCTCTTCCGACGGGCGACTCCCGTTTTGACCGGCGATGGTCGAGTATCAAACGGAATTTCACTGAACGTTGGCTAAGCCGCAACGCCGTGGAAAACGAGATTTCGGTTAGCCGCCAACGCGAACGCCGCCGTGGAGTTTGGCAGCCGCGATACATCGAACACACGCTGCGCGATGAAGCGGATTTGGAGAACCACGTTGGCTACATCCATTTCAACCCGGTCAAGCACGGCTACGTGAAACAGCCGATTGACTGGCCGTACTCTTCGCTACATCGTTATGTGGAAAGAGGTTGGTTGACGCCGGATTGGGGTTGTGGCTTAAACGATCCCGATCAAATTCAACAGAACATAGACATCGATCTGCTGGACCCGTAG
- the serA gene encoding phosphoglycerate dehydrogenase, protein MFTLLAADKLAQEGLDFINSQSDATLLDRPDLVDLKKEKGQEAVDEEVGKLLAAGGVHAMAVRSGIKVTPAMLENPGNLKVIARAGVGVDNIDLAAATDKGILVVNTAEASTITTAEHAFTLMMALLRKVGPAYKTMSDGGWDRNKFKGRQLHGMTVGVVGLGRIGRTFAERALAFGMTVVGYDPFVNTDIQLGSHTVKTFRTFEEMVPHVDVMSFHVPKTPETTGMLNAETFALCKKGVYVVNAARGGIVDETDIVAACDSGQCAGAALDVFTSEPPAEDSPLRTHPNILVTPHLGASTEEAQTAVSVDAAKACLSYLRGEGISGAVNAGGVRVDLTDQQAAYVSLADRMARLISPMVTRGVSELDIEICGVELGPAAGTIERTALVGLLQRHFDTPLNVINVGSIADSRDIETRITKLDHAKSAPTQLTFTIHGPKGCVDDAPDHEADKVRKIVGRVYDDLQPRVVEINGYAMDMVPAGHMAIIQNDDRPGMIGLVGSEFGKAGVNIADMTISRRENADGSGATALMLLKLDEAASYELNDALGEREGILKIASVHLPEA, encoded by the coding sequence ATGTTCACCCTACTCGCCGCCGACAAACTCGCCCAAGAGGGCCTCGACTTCATCAACAGCCAGTCCGACGCGACGCTGCTGGACCGCCCCGACCTGGTCGACCTCAAGAAGGAAAAGGGCCAGGAAGCCGTCGATGAAGAGGTCGGCAAGCTCCTCGCCGCCGGCGGCGTCCACGCCATGGCCGTCCGCTCGGGCATCAAAGTCACCCCCGCCATGCTCGAGAACCCCGGCAACCTCAAGGTCATCGCCCGGGCCGGCGTCGGCGTCGACAACATCGACCTCGCCGCGGCGACCGACAAGGGCATCCTCGTCGTCAACACCGCCGAGGCCTCGACCATCACCACCGCCGAGCACGCCTTCACCCTCATGATGGCCCTGCTCCGCAAGGTCGGCCCGGCCTACAAGACCATGAGCGACGGCGGCTGGGACCGCAACAAATTCAAGGGCCGGCAACTCCACGGCATGACCGTCGGCGTCGTGGGCCTCGGGCGCATCGGCCGCACCTTCGCCGAGCGTGCGCTGGCCTTCGGCATGACCGTCGTGGGCTACGACCCCTTCGTCAACACCGACATCCAGCTCGGCAGCCACACCGTCAAGACCTTCCGCACCTTCGAAGAGATGGTGCCCCACGTCGACGTCATGTCCTTCCACGTGCCCAAGACGCCCGAGACCACCGGCATGCTCAACGCCGAGACCTTTGCCCTCTGCAAGAAGGGTGTCTACGTCGTCAACGCCGCCCGCGGCGGGATCGTCGATGAGACCGACATCGTCGCCGCCTGCGACTCCGGCCAGTGTGCCGGCGCGGCGCTCGACGTCTTCACCAGCGAGCCGCCCGCCGAGGACAGCCCACTCCGCACCCACCCGAACATCCTCGTCACCCCGCACCTGGGCGCGAGCACCGAAGAAGCCCAGACCGCGGTGTCCGTGGATGCCGCGAAAGCCTGCTTGTCCTACCTCCGCGGCGAAGGCATCAGCGGGGCGGTCAACGCCGGCGGCGTCCGCGTCGACCTTACCGATCAGCAGGCCGCCTACGTCAGCCTCGCCGACCGCATGGCCCGCCTGATCAGCCCGATGGTCACCCGCGGCGTCAGCGAACTCGACATCGAGATCTGCGGCGTCGAGCTCGGCCCCGCCGCCGGCACCATCGAACGCACCGCGCTCGTCGGCCTCCTGCAACGCCACTTCGACACGCCCCTAAACGTCATCAACGTCGGCAGCATCGCCGACAGCCGCGACATCGAGACCCGCATCACCAAACTCGACCACGCCAAGTCCGCCCCGACCCAGCTCACCTTCACCATCCACGGCCCCAAGGGCTGTGTCGACGACGCCCCCGACCACGAGGCCGACAAGGTCCGCAAGATCGTCGGCCGGGTCTACGACGACCTGCAGCCCCGCGTCGTCGAGATCAACGGCTACGCCATGGACATGGTCCCCGCCGGGCACATGGCCATCATCCAGAACGACGACCGCCCCGGCATGATCGGCCTGGTCGGCTCCGAGTTCGGCAAGGCCGGCGTCAATATCGCCGACATGACCATCAGCCGCCGCGAAAACGCCGACGGCAGCGGCGCCACCGCGCTCATGCTCCTCAAACTCGACGAGGCCGCCAGCTACGAACTCAACGACGCCCTCGGCGAACGCGAAGGCATCCTGAAGATCGCATCGGTGCATCTGCCCGAAGCTTGA
- the hemL gene encoding glutamate-1-semialdehyde 2,1-aminomutase produces the protein MSDIAPSAPSTDRYTKSAAAHARARKVMPGGVSSPVRAYKAVGREPVTVVSGQGACVTDIDGNEYVDYVCSYGPLILGHAAPEVSSALAKAAQKGTSFGMPTEAETVLAEKIVDAVPGVEVVRFVNSGTEAAMSAIRLARAASGKNNIIKCTGCYHGHTDSLLVSAGSAATTLGVPSSPGVPQSVTEHTLLVPFNDLDAVRAAMQEHGSDIAAMAVEPIAGNMGCVPPAEGYLQGLRDLCDEFGIYLLFDEVMTGFRVDYGGAQKLYGVTPDLVCLGKVVGGGLPCAAYGGKEEVMRQVAPDGAMYQAGTLSGNPLAMAAGTAMLDSLAADDFAVYAQLEATAATLEAGLREAAAEAGCPIYLTRVGSMLCPFFVDAEGDEVHNYADATATRTDRYAAFFGTMLDEGVMLAPAAFEAWFVSTAHDEQAISQTLAAARKAFAAAAAIA, from the coding sequence ATGAGTGATATCGCCCCCTCCGCCCCGAGTACCGACCGCTACACCAAATCCGCCGCCGCCCACGCCCGGGCCCGGAAAGTCATGCCCGGCGGGGTCAGTTCGCCGGTGCGGGCCTACAAGGCCGTGGGCCGGGAGCCGGTGACGGTGGTCTCGGGCCAGGGGGCCTGTGTCACTGATATCGACGGCAACGAGTACGTCGACTACGTCTGCTCCTACGGCCCGCTGATCCTCGGCCACGCGGCCCCAGAAGTCTCGTCGGCCCTCGCCAAGGCGGCCCAGAAGGGCACCAGCTTCGGCATGCCCACCGAGGCCGAGACCGTCCTGGCCGAGAAGATCGTGGACGCGGTGCCGGGCGTCGAGGTGGTGCGGTTCGTCAACTCGGGGACCGAGGCGGCGATGTCGGCCATCCGCCTGGCCCGGGCCGCCTCCGGGAAAAACAATATCATCAAGTGCACCGGCTGCTACCACGGCCACACCGACTCGCTGCTGGTCAGTGCCGGCAGCGCCGCGACGACGCTGGGCGTGCCCTCCAGCCCGGGCGTTCCGCAGAGCGTGACCGAGCACACGCTGCTCGTGCCGTTCAATGATTTGGATGCGGTCCGCGCGGCGATGCAGGAGCACGGCAGCGACATCGCGGCGATGGCGGTCGAGCCCATCGCGGGCAACATGGGCTGCGTGCCCCCGGCCGAGGGCTACCTGCAAGGCCTGCGTGACCTCTGCGACGAGTTCGGCATCTACCTGCTCTTTGACGAAGTCATGACCGGCTTCCGCGTGGACTACGGCGGGGCCCAGAAGCTCTACGGCGTCACGCCCGACTTGGTGTGCCTGGGCAAAGTGGTTGGCGGCGGCCTGCCCTGCGCGGCGTATGGCGGCAAGGAAGAAGTCATGCGGCAGGTCGCGCCCGATGGGGCGATGTACCAGGCCGGCACCCTGAGCGGCAACCCCTTGGCGATGGCGGCCGGCACCGCGATGCTCGATTCGCTGGCGGCGGATGACTTTGCGGTGTACGCCCAACTCGAAGCGACGGCCGCCACGCTCGAAGCGGGCCTGCGCGAGGCCGCCGCGGAAGCGGGCTGCCCGATCTACCTCACGCGTGTCGGCTCGATGCTCTGCCCGTTCTTCGTGGACGCCGAGGGCGACGAGGTGCACAACTACGCCGATGCCACCGCCACGCGCACCGACCGATACGCCGCGTTCTTCGGCACGATGCTGGACGAGGGCGTCATGCTTGCCCCTGCCGCGTTCGAGGCGTGGTTCGTCTCGACCGCCCACGACGAGCAGGCGATCAGCCAAACCCTCGCCGCGGCACGCAAGGCCTTCGCCGCGGCGGCAGCGATCGCGTAA
- a CDS encoding rhodanese-like domain-containing protein has protein sequence MNVATSEPVTPIDLSPADVQASLANGEIVLVDVREPFERAAERIEGSASMALSSFDGKALRDKHPGQRLVFHCKGGKRSADASGRFSQANGETQVFHLAGGIEAWKAAGRPVERSASAPKIDVMRQVQMVAGGLVATGVLLGVTVSPWFLAVPAFVGCGLFFAGASGWCGMAILLGKMPWNRVASPG, from the coding sequence ATGAATGTTGCAACCTCCGAACCCGTCACCCCGATCGACCTTTCCCCGGCAGACGTGCAGGCGTCGCTGGCCAATGGCGAGATCGTGTTGGTTGATGTGCGTGAGCCGTTCGAGCGGGCCGCCGAGCGGATCGAGGGGAGTGCGTCGATGGCGTTGTCGTCGTTCGACGGGAAAGCGCTGCGTGACAAGCATCCGGGGCAGCGATTGGTGTTTCATTGCAAAGGCGGCAAACGCTCGGCCGACGCATCGGGGCGGTTCAGCCAGGCGAACGGCGAGACGCAGGTCTTCCACCTGGCGGGCGGCATCGAGGCGTGGAAGGCGGCGGGGCGGCCGGTGGAGCGCAGCGCCTCTGCCCCGAAGATCGATGTGATGCGGCAGGTGCAGATGGTCGCGGGGGGACTGGTGGCGACGGGCGTGCTGCTGGGGGTGACGGTCTCGCCGTGGTTTTTGGCGGTCCCGGCCTTCGTGGGTTGCGGTCTGTTTTTCGCGGGGGCCAGCGGCTGGTGCGGCATGGCGATCCTGCTGGGCAAGATGCCGTGGAACCGCGTCGCGTCCCCCGGCTGA
- a CDS encoding uracil-DNA glycosylase has translation MSDVRTARVLRQHVETDRLLGVDAVPRGAVVPVQAPPAAAEPAMPRPAATPAAAPARPTPTPPRRPTGPVPQDREGKAAALAELANEHAQYCNFCLNNPGYTQIVFGEGDPEAQLMIVGEGPGAEEDRQGRPFVGASGQLLEKQLGAMGLSREQVYIANVVKSRPPNNRTPTPAEAADCGIYLKRQIEIIAPKAILTLGGPAAKYLLDTTTGVTRLRGNWHTYHDADPPIPVMPTFHPAYLLRSYTPENRRTVWGDLQKVMERLGLPAK, from the coding sequence ATGAGCGATGTACGCACAGCACGGGTTCTGCGGCAGCACGTCGAAACCGATCGGCTGCTCGGGGTCGATGCGGTGCCTCGAGGGGCCGTCGTCCCCGTCCAGGCCCCGCCTGCTGCGGCAGAACCCGCCATGCCACGCCCGGCAGCGACGCCCGCCGCCGCTCCTGCACGTCCCACACCCACTCCACCCCGCCGCCCCACCGGCCCCGTGCCACAAGACCGCGAAGGCAAGGCCGCAGCTCTCGCCGAACTGGCCAACGAACACGCCCAGTACTGCAACTTCTGCCTGAACAACCCCGGCTACACCCAGATCGTCTTCGGCGAAGGCGATCCCGAAGCCCAGCTCATGATCGTCGGCGAAGGCCCGGGCGCCGAAGAAGACCGCCAGGGTCGGCCGTTCGTCGGGGCCTCGGGCCAACTGCTCGAGAAACAGCTCGGCGCGATGGGCCTGAGCCGAGAGCAGGTGTACATCGCCAACGTGGTGAAGTCGCGCCCGCCGAACAACCGCACGCCCACCCCCGCCGAGGCGGCCGACTGCGGCATCTACCTCAAACGCCAGATCGAGATCATCGCCCCGAAGGCCATCCTCACCCTCGGCGGCCCCGCGGCCAAGTACCTGCTCGACACCACCACCGGCGTCACCCGCCTCCGCGGCAACTGGCACACCTACCACGACGCCGACCCGCCGATCCCGGTCATGCCCACGTTCCACCCCGCGTACCTGCTGCGCTCCTACACCCCCGAAAACCGCCGCACGGTTTGGGGGGATTTGCAGAAAGTGATGGAGCGGTTGGGACTGCCTGCGAAGTAA
- a CDS encoding isoprenyl transferase, which produces MADETKPLPKHLAIIMDGNGRWATARGMNRSKGHLAGAEAVRPIVTHCSNLGLEALTLYSFSTENWTRSHDEVSFLMDLYVEYLVSERPLFLENNVRFIQVGRREGLPEKVLDELDATAAMTEGNTGLTMALALNYGSRTEITDAVQTIAQKVQAGLMTPADITPETISNHLYTAGLPDPDLLIRTAGEMRLSNYLLWQLSYAELYVADVCWPDFDVAELDKAFDAYTNRTRKFGAVV; this is translated from the coding sequence ATGGCTGACGAAACCAAACCTTTGCCCAAGCACCTGGCCATCATCATGGATGGCAACGGCCGGTGGGCGACCGCACGCGGGATGAACCGCAGCAAGGGCCACCTTGCGGGTGCCGAGGCGGTTCGGCCGATCGTGACGCATTGCTCGAACCTCGGACTCGAAGCGCTCACGCTCTACTCGTTCAGCACCGAGAACTGGACCCGCAGCCACGACGAAGTCAGCTTCCTGATGGATCTGTACGTCGAGTACCTCGTCTCCGAACGCCCGCTGTTCCTCGAAAACAACGTGCGGTTCATCCAGGTCGGCCGACGCGAAGGCCTGCCCGAAAAAGTCCTCGATGAGCTCGACGCCACCGCCGCGATGACCGAGGGCAACACCGGGCTGACCATGGCCCTGGCGCTCAACTACGGCAGCCGGACCGAGATCACCGACGCGGTGCAGACCATCGCCCAGAAGGTCCAGGCCGGCCTGATGACGCCCGCCGACATCACCCCTGAGACCATTAGCAACCACCTCTACACCGCCGGCCTCCCCGACCCGGACCTGTTGATCCGCACCGCCGGCGAGATGCGCCTAAGCAACTACCTGCTCTGGCAACTCAGCTACGCCGAGCTCTACGTCGCCGACGTCTGCTGGCCCGACTTCGACGTGGCTGAGTTAGACAAAGCGTTCGACGCCTACACCAACCGCACGCGAAAGTTCGGCGCGGTGGTGTAA
- a CDS encoding sulfatase family protein: MRLNTYLPAFLLLCACLTFAKPAVAEAPPNIVVIMADDLGPGDVGYYHKLRTGKEPFVATPYMDALATEGMRFSDGHSSTALCSPTRYCAMTGNLNHRSVAPWGVWSSFRQTPITKIDATLGRVGQMGGLTTGFIGKYHLGGDFMNAKGTEVYRGANHKAKPEQVDVSRMVGSGPQQIGFDYSFTMPAGIQGPLYTAYENGDWYPFSDDSKLVYLDKTNALDPAFVSDKGPGVGDSHWDTRRVGPMLADKAAAFIEDQAGQDKPFLLVFWSPMVHIPHLPPKEFNGRLIAGQGPTPHVDIIADFDQQVGAIVEALKAQGVYDNTLIFLCSDNGGLRDGKAEKLGHISFNGLRGSKNQPHEGGHRVPFFAVWPGKIAPDSESAQPVANRDIVATIADVLGQTLKKNQAMDSLSLLPVLLGEAEDDLDRFLPLQGGSNHELINRRGPWKLIIDSNHPQTEFKKVALFNLYDNPLELEEQNLLTHPDHAERVKEMYDEFMRWRESGERSTPPMAQSAN, from the coding sequence ATGAGATTAAATACTTATCTGCCTGCTTTTCTCCTCCTCTGCGCCTGCCTCACCTTTGCCAAGCCCGCCGTGGCCGAGGCCCCGCCCAACATCGTGGTCATCATGGCCGACGACCTCGGCCCCGGGGACGTGGGCTATTACCACAAGCTCCGCACCGGCAAGGAGCCGTTCGTCGCCACGCCCTACATGGACGCCTTGGCTACTGAAGGCATGCGTTTCAGCGACGGCCACTCGTCCACCGCGCTGTGCTCGCCGACACGCTACTGCGCCATGACCGGCAACCTCAACCACCGCAGCGTCGCGCCTTGGGGCGTGTGGAGCTCGTTCCGCCAGACCCCCATCACCAAGATAGACGCCACCCTCGGTCGCGTCGGGCAGATGGGCGGATTGACCACCGGCTTCATCGGCAAGTACCACCTCGGCGGCGACTTCATGAACGCCAAGGGCACCGAGGTCTACCGCGGCGCAAACCACAAAGCCAAGCCCGAGCAGGTCGACGTCTCCCGCATGGTCGGCAGCGGCCCGCAACAGATCGGCTTCGACTACAGCTTCACCATGCCCGCCGGCATCCAGGGCCCGCTCTACACCGCCTACGAAAACGGCGACTGGTACCCGTTCTCCGACGACTCCAAGCTTGTGTACCTCGATAAGACCAACGCGCTCGATCCCGCTTTTGTCTCGGACAAGGGCCCGGGCGTGGGCGACTCGCACTGGGACACCCGCCGTGTGGGCCCGATGCTCGCCGACAAGGCCGCCGCGTTTATCGAAGATCAGGCCGGCCAGGACAAGCCGTTCCTGCTGGTGTTCTGGAGCCCGATGGTCCACATCCCGCACCTGCCCCCCAAGGAGTTCAACGGCCGACTCATCGCCGGCCAGGGCCCCACGCCCCACGTCGACATCATCGCCGACTTCGACCAGCAGGTCGGCGCGATCGTCGAAGCGCTCAAAGCGCAAGGCGTCTACGACAACACCCTGATCTTCCTCTGCTCGGACAACGGCGGCCTGCGGGACGGCAAAGCCGAGAAACTCGGCCACATCTCGTTCAACGGCCTGCGCGGCTCGAAGAACCAGCCCCACGAAGGCGGCCACCGCGTGCCTTTCTTCGCCGTCTGGCCCGGCAAGATCGCTCCTGATTCCGAGTCGGCCCAGCCCGTGGCAAACCGCGACATCGTCGCCACCATCGCCGATGTCCTGGGGCAGACGCTCAAGAAAAACCAGGCCATGGACTCGCTCAGCCTCCTCCCGGTGCTGCTGGGCGAGGCCGAGGACGACCTGGACCGCTTCCTCCCGCTGCAGGGCGGCAGCAACCACGAACTGATCAATCGCCGCGGCCCGTGGAAGCTGATCATTGACAGCAACCACCCCCAGACCGAGTTCAAAAAGGTCGCCCTGTTCAACCTCTACGACAACCCGTTGGAGCTGGAAGAGCAGAACCTGCTCACCCACCCCGACCACGCCGAGCGCGTCAAAGAGATGTACGATGAGTTCATGCGGTGGCGTGAGAGCGGCGAGCGGTCGACCCCGCCGATGGCCCAATCGGCCAACTGA